The following proteins are co-located in the Sphingorhabdus lutea genome:
- a CDS encoding EVE domain-containing protein: MTQKAKNYWLMKSEPDVYSYDDLVKKGSGMWDGVRNYAAAKHMRAMEKGDLCFFYHSNIGVEIVAIMEIAREYYPDPTDEKGKFVAVDVKPVRKLKNSVSLKSIKANPKLADMVMLRQSRLSVAPIAQDEWEEILRISGE; encoded by the coding sequence ATGACACAAAAGGCAAAAAATTATTGGCTGATGAAATCAGAACCCGATGTTTATAGCTATGATGATTTGGTTAAAAAAGGCAGCGGCATGTGGGACGGGGTGCGTAATTATGCCGCCGCCAAACATATGCGCGCCATGGAAAAAGGCGATTTATGCTTTTTTTATCACAGCAATATCGGCGTTGAAATTGTCGCTATTATGGAAATTGCCCGTGAATATTATCCCGACCCCACCGATGAAAAGGGCAAATTTGTCGCCGTGGATGTCAAACCTGTACGGAAATTAAAAAATAGCGTTTCGTTAAAGTCGATAAAAGCCAACCCCAAATTGGCCGATATGGTTATGCTGCGTCAATCGCGCCTGTCGGTCGCGCCCATTGCGCAGGATGAATGGGAAGAAATTTTGCGCATATCCGGCGAATGA
- a CDS encoding HAD family acid phosphatase, whose amino-acid sequence MTHKFLLLSAIALLVGACSADVKTKLDAPKISAQKTDAQIPQGATTVSYIPAPINPPAGQQYLYGSAEASIILRQSWANVADFVVGAARDENAKSVIAEKWEDAASPHFENCGNKPKAAVFDADETLIWNVGSMRYFAENAMEFDPVIWDEWERTGAGKAVAIPGAIDALSKIRGAGIAIIVNTNRSNKNVKGTVDTLKAAGIGEYFHGENLFLRGDTPGGSDKDGRREIIAQKYCVIALVGDQLGDINDRFNDKGLSPKMRKALSDNPAISTLWGKGWFIFPNPIYGPSITGGYGDIYDDETKWTPPKGQ is encoded by the coding sequence ATGACGCATAAATTTTTGTTATTATCTGCCATTGCCCTGTTGGTTGGTGCATGTAGCGCGGATGTAAAGACCAAGCTGGATGCACCAAAAATATCGGCGCAAAAAACCGATGCGCAAATTCCGCAGGGGGCAACAACGGTCAGCTATATTCCCGCGCCCATAAACCCGCCTGCGGGACAGCAATATTTATATGGTTCAGCAGAGGCATCAATAATATTGCGTCAGTCATGGGCCAATGTCGCCGATTTTGTGGTCGGCGCAGCAAGGGATGAAAATGCAAAATCAGTCATTGCCGAAAAATGGGAGGATGCCGCCTCACCCCATTTTGAAAATTGCGGTAATAAACCCAAGGCAGCCGTTTTTGATGCCGATGAAACATTGATATGGAATGTAGGGTCAATGCGATATTTTGCCGAAAATGCGATGGAATTTGATCCTGTCATTTGGGATGAGTGGGAAAGAACAGGCGCGGGTAAGGCGGTGGCAATTCCAGGGGCAATTGATGCATTAAGCAAAATTCGCGGAGCGGGCATTGCCATTATTGTTAATACCAATCGGTCGAATAAAAATGTTAAAGGAACGGTGGATACATTAAAGGCGGCGGGAATTGGCGAATATTTCCATGGGGAGAATTTGTTCCTGCGCGGGGATACGCCGGGCGGATCGGATAAGGATGGCAGGCGCGAAATAATTGCCCAAAAATATTGCGTTATCGCCTTGGTCGGCGACCAATTGGGTGATATAAATGATCGTTTCAATGATAAGGGATTAAGCCCCAAAATGCGCAAAGCGCTTAGCGATAATCCGGCCATTTCCACCTTATGGGGCAAGGGATGGTTTATATTTCCAAATCCCATTTACGGCCCGTCTATCACGGGTGGATATGGCGATATTTATGATGATGAAACCAAATGGACGCCCCCAAAGGGACAATAG
- a CDS encoding glutathione S-transferase family protein, which produces MSYILITANRNYSSWSLRPWLAMRALNIGFEERFEPFTKPSNYVEFRAFSPTGQVPVLLHEGRTIYDSLGIIIYLADRHDGIWPKNADARAWAQCATAEMHGGFSALRNDCTMNVGVRVKPKPMSAALQTDVARIKELWTEGLSKFGGPYLAGAEFSAVDAFFAPVAFRVRTYGLDVGDIGQKWVEHILAHPDMQKWEEEALKEEWREESHEQDLLSCGAIIQDYRKG; this is translated from the coding sequence TTGAGTTATATTTTAATAACAGCAAACCGTAATTATTCCAGCTGGTCATTGCGTCCATGGTTGGCGATGCGCGCGTTAAATATTGGTTTTGAGGAAAGGTTTGAACCCTTTACTAAGCCGAGCAATTATGTTGAATTTCGCGCATTCTCCCCCACTGGGCAAGTGCCGGTTTTATTGCATGAGGGGCGGACAATTTATGACTCGCTTGGCATAATAATATATTTGGCGGACCGTCATGATGGCATTTGGCCCAAAAATGCAGATGCCCGTGCATGGGCGCAATGCGCGACCGCTGAAATGCATGGCGGATTTTCTGCTTTGCGTAATGATTGCACGATGAATGTGGGGGTTCGGGTAAAACCAAAACCCATGTCGGCTGCCCTGCAAACGGATGTAGCACGGATTAAGGAGCTGTGGACCGAGGGGCTTAGCAAATTTGGCGGCCCATATTTGGCGGGTGCGGAATTTAGCGCGGTTGATGCATTTTTCGCGCCCGTTGCCTTTCGTGTACGGACCTATGGCCTTGATGTGGGTGACATTGGGCAAAAATGGGTGGAGCATATTTTGGCGCATCCCGACATGCAAAAATGGGAAGAAGAAGCGCTAAAGGAAGAATGGCGCGAGGAAAGCCATGAACAGGATTTATTATCCTGTGGCGCAATTATTCAAGATTATAGAAAAGGGTAG
- the rpmG gene encoding 50S ribosomal protein L33, with protein sequence MAKSATVKIRLVSTADTGFFYVTKKNPRNTTEKMVFRKYDPVVRKHVEFKEAKIK encoded by the coding sequence ATGGCGAAATCAGCCACCGTCAAGATTAGGCTTGTCAGCACTGCAGATACTGGTTTTTTCTATGTAACCAAGAAAAACCCACGCAATACCACCGAAAAAATGGTTTTTCGTAAATATGATCCCGTCGTGCGTAAGCATGTTGAGTTCAAAGAAGCGAAGATTAAATAA
- a CDS encoding right-handed parallel beta-helix repeat-containing protein, which translates to MAQSNDKAQYKIIETGRSFGSLSAAVAAIGDGAGTIMIPPGTYRDCAVQQGGSIRYQAEIAGETIFDGATCEGKAALVLRGRNAEVDGIIFQNMKVPDANGAGIRLEQGNLTVTKSWFRNSQQGLLTADDAKGAIIIDQSSFERLGRCDGDYACAHSIYIGNYGSLTVTRSRFEAGNGGHYIKSRSARADIRDNAFDDSRGKTTNYMIDLPAGATGVVSGNIFVQGKDKENYSAFIAVAAEGKVNSSDALSIFDNDARIGPNIDRNSVFVADWSGDRISLGANILGPRLKPFERR; encoded by the coding sequence ATGGCGCAAAGTAATGATAAGGCGCAATATAAAATTATCGAAACAGGGCGTAGCTTTGGCAGCCTGAGCGCGGCGGTCGCCGCCATTGGCGATGGCGCAGGCACGATTATGATACCGCCTGGAACCTATCGTGATTGCGCTGTGCAGCAGGGCGGTTCAATACGTTACCAAGCGGAAATAGCGGGCGAAACGATTTTTGATGGTGCAACATGCGAAGGAAAGGCCGCATTGGTTTTGCGTGGCCGCAATGCAGAGGTGGATGGGATTATCTTTCAAAATATGAAAGTGCCCGATGCCAATGGTGCGGGGATAAGGTTGGAACAGGGCAATTTAACCGTCACCAAAAGCTGGTTTAGGAATAGCCAGCAGGGTTTATTAACCGCCGATGATGCAAAGGGCGCAATCATTATCGACCAAAGCAGTTTTGAACGTCTGGGTCGGTGCGATGGGGATTATGCATGTGCGCATAGTATTTATATTGGAAATTATGGCTCATTAACTGTTACACGCAGCCGTTTTGAAGCAGGCAATGGCGGCCATTATATTAAAAGCCGTTCGGCGCGCGCCGATATTAGGGATAATGCATTTGATGATTCGCGGGGCAAGACGACCAATTATATGATTGACCTGCCCGCCGGCGCAACCGGAGTGGTCAGCGGGAATATTTTTGTTCAGGGCAAGGATAAGGAAAATTACAGCGCCTTTATCGCCGTGGCCGCTGAGGGCAAGGTGAATAGCAGTGATGCATTGTCAATATTTGATAATGATGCGCGAATTGGTCCAAATATTGATCGCAATTCTGTATTTGTTGCCGACTGGTCGGGGGATAGAATTTCCCTTGGCGCGAATATTTTAGGACCAAGGTTAAAGCCATTTGAGCGTAGATAA
- a CDS encoding DUF5076 domain-containing protein, translating into MSNKPIPIDLVPHADIIQDSKEFLRMWVKNDGASICFINPIPIGPNPSAFGTMMVDAIRHAAKTYVRATGISQEEALNHIWQAMDKERGNEKDHAILYRMQDE; encoded by the coding sequence ATGAGCAATAAACCAATCCCCATAGATCTTGTCCCACATGCCGATATTATCCAAGATTCAAAAGAATTTTTGCGGATGTGGGTTAAAAATGATGGGGCCAGTATTTGTTTTATCAACCCCATTCCCATTGGCCCAAACCCATCCGCCTTTGGCACCATGATGGTTGATGCCATTCGCCATGCGGCCAAAACCTATGTCCGCGCCACCGGCATATCGCAGGAGGAGGCGTTAAACCATATATGGCAGGCCATGGATAAAGAACGCGGAAATGAAAAGGACCATGCCATTTTATATAGGATGCAGGATGAGTAG
- a CDS encoding ferritin-like domain-containing protein: protein MLITNIIRRFRDRYLDVLASVYIYNEHRGYTSLDRVLLAVRAHCPDNQEFIAQVEKHRADEHKHYHMFKRYFQLRGQMPLRVGRTCGHIDHFIEQIFGCTIDELDTDAIIADPKLFEKLCRVIMLTEQRGMTQVDILLRNKFIKKDKIMMKIFKIIKVDEPSHWLPYHHWLSQNGDVRSTWRERATDFWIHKSLMLAKLPAIFIRRGTARMEFWPDEAEDILFEGTNAN, encoded by the coding sequence ATGTTAATAACAAATATAATCCGCCGCTTTCGCGACCGATATTTGGATGTGCTGGCGTCGGTTTATATTTATAATGAACATCGCGGCTATACCAGTTTGGACCGGGTTTTATTGGCCGTGCGCGCCCATTGCCCGGACAATCAAGAATTTATCGCACAGGTGGAAAAACATCGCGCCGATGAACATAAACATTATCATATGTTCAAACGTTATTTCCAATTGCGCGGTCAAATGCCGTTAAGGGTGGGGCGGACATGCGGGCATATTGACCATTTTATCGAACAAATATTTGGGTGCACAATTGATGAATTGGACACCGATGCGATTATCGCCGATCCGAAATTATTTGAAAAATTATGCCGTGTCATCATGTTGACCGAACAACGCGGCATGACGCAGGTGGATATATTATTGCGTAATAAATTTATCAAAAAAGACAAAATAATGATGAAAATTTTCAAAATCATCAAGGTGGATGAGCCAAGCCATTGGCTGCCCTATCATCATTGGCTTTCCCAAAATGGCGATGTTCGTTCGACATGGCGCGAACGTGCCACCGATTTTTGGATTCATAAATCGCTTATGCTGGCCAAATTGCCCGCTATTTTCATACGCAGGGGCACGGCAAGAATGGAATTTTGGCCCGATGAGGCAGAGGATATTTTATTTGAAGGAACGAACGCAAATTGA
- a CDS encoding SMP-30/gluconolactonase/LRE family protein, which yields MEILTDGLRFPEGPVVLPNGDLAVVEIEAGQITRIKADGTKNIIAKVGGGPNGMAIGPDGYLYICNNGGFNFVEMETPLGKILFPHGQADDYAGGSIQRVNPDSGEVQIIYTQCNGRNLCGPNDIIFDEQGGFWFTDHGKNDGASRKRDIVGVFYAKIDGSHIEEVIFPMENPNGIGLSPDGKRLYVAETYTCALWAFDVVEPGKISPVANLAGNGGHFLYRPEGYKYFDSLGVENEGNICVATIGTSGISVISPMGELVEFVPTLDPMTTNICWGGNDMRDAYICLSGTGKILKYKWPRAGLKLNFA from the coding sequence ATGGAGATTTTAACAGACGGGCTGCGTTTTCCCGAAGGACCAGTGGTCCTGCCCAATGGTGATTTGGCCGTGGTGGAGATTGAGGCAGGCCAGATAACGCGGATTAAAGCTGATGGAACAAAAAATATCATCGCAAAAGTGGGAGGCGGCCCAAATGGCATGGCAATCGGGCCGGATGGTTATTTATATATTTGCAATAATGGCGGGTTTAACTTTGTCGAAATGGAAACGCCATTGGGTAAAATCTTATTCCCCCATGGACAGGCGGATGATTATGCTGGCGGGTCAATACAGCGCGTCAATCCGGATAGTGGTGAGGTGCAAATAATCTATACTCAATGCAATGGTCGTAATCTTTGCGGGCCAAATGATATAATTTTTGATGAACAGGGCGGCTTTTGGTTCACCGACCATGGCAAAAATGACGGGGCATCGCGAAAACGTGATATTGTGGGGGTATTTTATGCCAAAATTGATGGCAGCCATATAGAGGAAGTTATTTTCCCCATGGAGAACCCCAATGGTATTGGCCTGTCGCCCGATGGAAAGCGGCTATATGTCGCGGAAACCTATACATGTGCATTATGGGCATTTGATGTGGTTGAGCCAGGTAAAATATCGCCTGTCGCCAATTTGGCAGGAAATGGCGGGCATTTTTTATATCGGCCAGAGGGGTATAAATATTTTGATTCATTGGGCGTGGAAAATGAAGGCAATATATGCGTTGCAACAATTGGGACAAGCGGGATTAGTGTCATTTCACCCATGGGTGAGTTGGTTGAATTTGTGCCGACATTGGACCCGATGACCACAAATATTTGTTGGGGCGGAAATGATATGCGTGATGCCTATATTTGTTTGTCGGGCACGGGGAAAATTTTAAAATATAAATGGCCGCGTGCTGGACTTAAATTAAATTTCGCCTAA
- a CDS encoding sulfite exporter TauE/SafE family protein yields MEIWPVFFVGIMGAIIANTSGTGGGVVFIPVFNILANKEILILAPAQIVAASFFIQCFGMTMGANRWTWRLLHEPNSRRTNMGQDATIGVYAKIIFLVLPLSLPIMLITQRFNLFDAPTILLLFKSFSIIFGLALIITTWTINNNRPERIRLEKIDLLILPLIGIFGGFITALFSVGVGELMAIYLFIRHFPVIYCAGAACVVSSISVLSGTIYHIEMGNVPWDVVLLAGPGAAIGGYVARPIALWLGAKRLKTADGFWIMGSSLYLIYLNIR; encoded by the coding sequence ATGGAAATTTGGCCGGTATTTTTTGTCGGCATAATGGGCGCGATAATTGCCAATACATCGGGCACGGGCGGCGGGGTGGTTTTCATTCCCGTTTTTAACATATTGGCGAATAAAGAAATATTGATCCTTGCCCCCGCACAAATAGTGGCGGCCAGTTTTTTCATCCAATGTTTTGGTATGACCATGGGCGCAAATCGGTGGACATGGCGGTTATTGCACGAACCAAATTCGCGGCGCACCAATATGGGGCAGGATGCAACAATTGGCGTTTATGCAAAGATTATCTTTTTGGTTTTGCCATTATCTCTGCCCATCATGTTAATAACGCAAAGATTTAATTTATTTGATGCACCAACTATATTATTATTGTTCAAAAGTTTTTCGATTATTTTTGGCCTTGCGCTTATCATCACCACATGGACGATAAATAATAATCGGCCGGAACGGATAAGGTTGGAGAAAATTGACCTTTTAATATTGCCGTTAATTGGGATATTTGGTGGTTTTATCACCGCATTATTTTCGGTGGGTGTGGGTGAATTAATGGCGATTTATTTATTCATTCGGCATTTTCCGGTTATATATTGCGCGGGTGCGGCATGTGTTGTTTCCTCCATTTCGGTATTGTCGGGAACAATTTATCATATTGAAATGGGTAATGTGCCGTGGGATGTGGTGTTGCTGGCCGGACCGGGCGCGGCCATTGGCGGATATGTGGCGCGGCCAATTGCCCTTTGGCTGGGTGCAAAGCGCCTAAAAACTGCCGATGGTTTTTGGATTATGGGCAGCAGCCTATATCTTATCTATTTGAATATAAGGTAA
- a CDS encoding TMEM165/GDT1 family protein has protein sequence MDIFLMTLLSSLLAEMGDRPQILVAALAMRYANNRAVLAGLVFATLLNCVISAFAGAMVHDYISDDPLILFTAIAYIFAAISMLGWRHRVNILSGWKLNAALTTFLGVFILQFGDKSQFIIAAHAARSDQAIWAALGGTIGILAATIPAIYLGAKMGHILPLKALRITGGAIFLLIGIYLALTALRLIGN, from the coding sequence ATGGACATTTTCTTAATGACCCTATTGTCGAGCCTGCTCGCCGAAATGGGTGACAGACCGCAAATTTTGGTGGCCGCATTGGCAATGCGATATGCAAATAACCGTGCGGTGCTTGCCGGATTGGTTTTTGCTACCTTATTAAACTGTGTCATATCCGCCTTTGCCGGCGCGATGGTGCATGATTATATCAGCGATGATCCGTTAATATTATTCACCGCCATTGCCTATATTTTTGCGGCAATATCCATGCTGGGTTGGCGGCACAGGGTGAATATATTGTCTGGTTGGAAATTAAACGCTGCCCTGACAACCTTTTTGGGCGTTTTCATCCTGCAATTTGGGGATAAAAGCCAGTTCATCATTGCGGCCCATGCCGCGCGCAGCGATCAGGCGATTTGGGCGGCGCTGGGCGGGACAATTGGCATATTGGCAGCAACAATTCCAGCCATATATTTGGGCGCAAAAATGGGCCATATTTTACCGTTAAAGGCATTAAGAATAACGGGCGGGGCCATTTTTCTGCTGATAGGGATATATTTGGCGCTAACTGCATTGCGCTTAATCGGCAATTAA
- a CDS encoding glutathione S-transferase family protein, with protein sequence MTIKLHHLGYSRSTRIIWLLEEAGIEYELIEHHRNPATNRSQDDLKAVHPLAKAPAVEVDGRTMVESSAIIEYLLETRGDGKLSVAAGQSDRSAYLEWLHFAEGTVAMPILLKLLGPRFGGLGDVQQAFVDGEVHKLLDYINAHLDGRQYLVGDGLTGADINMEYLLELANLVGLLENRPHAKAYVNRLMARPGYKKAIEIGGPLTPPMAK encoded by the coding sequence ATGACCATAAAATTACATCATTTGGGATATTCCCGTTCAACGCGCATCATTTGGCTGCTTGAAGAAGCGGGCATTGAATATGAATTGATTGAGCATCATCGCAACCCCGCAACCAATAGATCGCAAGATGATTTAAAGGCGGTGCATCCCTTGGCCAAAGCACCGGCGGTGGAGGTTGATGGCCGAACCATGGTGGAATCCAGCGCGATTATTGAATATTTGCTGGAAACTCGGGGCGATGGAAAATTAAGTGTGGCGGCGGGGCAGAGCGATCGGTCTGCTTATTTGGAATGGCTGCATTTTGCCGAGGGAACAGTGGCCATGCCGATTTTGTTAAAATTATTGGGGCCGCGTTTTGGCGGACTTGGTGATGTGCAACAGGCATTTGTCGATGGCGAGGTGCATAAATTATTGGATTATATCAATGCCCATTTGGATGGCCGCCAATATTTGGTGGGCGATGGATTGACGGGCGCGGATATCAATATGGAATATTTGCTGGAATTGGCCAATTTGGTCGGTTTGTTGGAAAATCGCCCCCATGCCAAGGCATATGTTAATCGGTTAATGGCGCGGCCAGGATATAAAAAGGCGATTGAAATTGGCGGACCATTAACGCCGCCAATGGCGAAATAA
- a CDS encoding DUF2855 family protein, with the protein MDKWIINIDRDEVNQAAITAITPQDLPDGAVEMRIDEFALTANNITYAIFGKPSGLFGNDTGYWDFFSDRGTPGHLPIWGFATVTQSNNDGVNVGDVYYGYYPMASHVVLHPVKVNKGGFIDGLERRQALPPLYNQYRRLESLGDYQAEHHDYWPIFRPLYLTGWLIADQFIDDDDYGVEQIITASASSKTAIGFALATKARANRPKMIGLTSAGNAEWLRSLDAYDEVVSYDDIQNIDNGKKTAMVDMAGNMSLVSSAHHHFADNMIYSLVVGKSHWDSEQDAQFSPAAKLPGAPRVGFFAPARSMKRISDWGGEAFQQKLEADWTAFMKIAPSLCKIEKRQGAQAALDGYLGLLGDNVDPKIGVLITA; encoded by the coding sequence ATGGACAAATGGATTATCAATATTGATCGCGACGAAGTGAATCAGGCTGCAATTACTGCGATTACACCACAGGATTTGCCCGATGGCGCGGTTGAAATGCGTATTGATGAATTTGCCCTGACCGCGAATAATATCACCTATGCCATTTTTGGAAAGCCTTCTGGCCTGTTCGGTAATGATACCGGATATTGGGATTTTTTCTCCGACCGTGGGACGCCCGGCCATTTGCCGATTTGGGGATTTGCCACGGTCACACAAAGCAACAATGATGGGGTAAATGTGGGGGATGTTTATTATGGATATTATCCCATGGCATCGCATGTGGTTTTGCATCCCGTAAAGGTTAATAAGGGCGGTTTCATCGATGGGTTGGAACGTCGTCAGGCGCTCCCCCCGCTTTATAATCAATATCGCCGTCTTGAATCATTGGGTGATTATCAGGCCGAACATCATGATTATTGGCCGATTTTCAGGCCGCTATACCTAACCGGATGGTTGATTGCCGATCAATTTATTGATGATGATGATTATGGGGTTGAACAAATTATCACCGCCAGTGCGTCTAGTAAGACCGCCATTGGCTTTGCCCTTGCCACAAAGGCGCGGGCAAATCGACCCAAGATGATCGGCCTGACATCTGCTGGTAATGCCGAATGGCTGCGTTCATTGGATGCATATGATGAGGTTGTAAGCTATGATGACATTCAAAATATCGACAATGGCAAAAAAACCGCCATGGTTGATATGGCGGGCAATATGTCATTGGTCAGCAGCGCGCATCATCATTTTGCCGATAATATGATATATTCCTTGGTTGTGGGTAAATCGCATTGGGATTCGGAACAAGATGCACAGTTCAGCCCAGCAGCAAAATTACCCGGTGCGCCACGCGTTGGATTTTTTGCCCCCGCGCGCAGCATGAAACGAATATCCGATTGGGGCGGCGAAGCATTCCAACAAAAGCTAGAGGCGGATTGGACCGCATTTATGAAAATTGCGCCGTCATTATGCAAAATTGAAAAAAGACAGGGCGCACAGGCCGCTTTGGATGGATATTTGGGATTATTAGGCGATAATGTGGACCCTAAAATTGGGGTGTTGATTACGGCATGA
- a CDS encoding NAD-dependent succinate-semialdehyde dehydrogenase, with translation MTTPNYPQNLQLYINGAWHGKEGRETIPVINPATGEALADLPLATKADLDAALEAANKGFYKWRAVDVNERGAKLHKVADLIRERTDHIAALLTMEQGKPIAEAKGEVASCAGTFDYFAEEAKRIYGRVLMRPTGQRAMVLKQPVGPVAAFSPWNFPVSLMSKKMAAALAAGCSIIAKPPEETPASTIAIMQCVVDAGIPGDAAQLVYGVPDMVSRHLIASPTIRKISFTGSVPVGKHLLKLCADGVKRTTMELGGHAPVLIFDDCDLDRAITMASMTKFRNAGQICISPTRFYVQEGIYDAFAKGFAERTAQIKVGNGLDIDNAMGPLANSRRPDAIEALVEDARTKGANILTGGERGNSSGTNDGNFYKPTIIKDVPMDADIMSNEPFGPVALIRPFKTFDEAIEQANRLPFGLAGYAFTENGRQANMVADALEVGMVGLNSFVISTADAPFGGVKESGFGSEGGPEGLESYLVTKAVHQY, from the coding sequence ATGACCACGCCAAACTATCCCCAAAATCTTCAGCTTTATATAAATGGTGCATGGCATGGTAAGGAAGGACGGGAGACTATCCCCGTCATCAATCCCGCGACGGGGGAAGCATTGGCCGACCTGCCTCTTGCCACAAAGGCTGATTTGGATGCCGCATTGGAAGCTGCCAATAAAGGTTTTTATAAATGGCGCGCGGTTGATGTAAATGAACGCGGGGCAAAATTGCACAAGGTTGCCGATTTAATCCGCGAACGCACCGACCATATCGCCGCTTTATTAACCATGGAACAGGGCAAACCCATAGCAGAGGCAAAGGGAGAGGTTGCATCATGCGCGGGAACATTTGATTATTTTGCCGAAGAAGCAAAGCGCATTTATGGCCGTGTTTTAATGCGCCCCACCGGTCAACGTGCCATGGTGTTAAAACAACCCGTCGGCCCAGTTGCGGCGTTCAGCCCGTGGAATTTCCCGGTTAGCTTGATGAGCAAGAAAATGGCTGCCGCTTTGGCCGCAGGATGTTCCATCATCGCCAAACCACCCGAGGAAACCCCGGCAAGTACTATTGCCATCATGCAATGCGTGGTCGATGCGGGCATTCCTGGCGATGCCGCACAATTGGTCTATGGCGTGCCCGATATGGTCAGCCGCCATTTAATCGCATCTCCCACTATCCGCAAAATCAGCTTCACCGGATCGGTTCCCGTGGGGAAACATTTGTTAAAATTATGCGCCGATGGGGTGAAACGCACCACCATGGAATTGGGCGGCCATGCCCCCGTCCTCATCTTTGATGATTGCGATTTGGACCGGGCAATTACCATGGCCAGCATGACCAAATTTCGCAATGCGGGACAAATTTGCATCTCTCCCACCCGTTTTTATGTGCAAGAGGGCATTTATGACGCCTTTGCCAAGGGATTTGCCGAACGCACGGCCCAGATAAAGGTTGGCAATGGTTTGGACATTGACAATGCCATGGGCCCATTAGCCAATTCTCGCCGCCCCGACGCGATAGAGGCGTTGGTCGAGGACGCGCGAACAAAGGGAGCGAATATCTTAACTGGCGGCGAACGCGGCAATTCGTCTGGCACAAATGACGGCAATTTTTATAAACCCACGATTATTAAAGATGTGCCAATGGATGCGGATATTATGTCCAATGAACCATTTGGCCCTGTCGCCCTTATTCGCCCGTTCAAAACATTTGATGAGGCAATTGAACAGGCAAACCGCCTGCCCTTTGGCCTTGCCGGATATGCATTTACCGAAAATGGACGTCAGGCAAATATGGTCGCCGATGCGTTGGAAGTTGGCATGGTTGGGTTGAACAGCTTTGTTATTTCGACCGCCGATGCGCCATTTGGCGGGGTGAAGGAATCCGGATTTGGCAGCGAAGGCGGGCCTGAAGGATTGGAAAGTTATTTAGTGACCAAGGCCGTGCATCAATATTGA